The Punica granatum isolate Tunisia-2019 chromosome 4, ASM765513v2, whole genome shotgun sequence genome has a window encoding:
- the LOC116202903 gene encoding uncharacterized protein LOC116202903, with protein MMAGEMRAAIQKVPMGYRFHPTDDEALSYYLRRKNLGLQEAECVVPEVDICRWEPQELPGKFRESSIVEPKDPEWWFFCEQEPGRAPRRSTSGGFWKKTGDTKNLKSRNTKQVIGSKKILTFFQGNSSNSTKTDWVMHEYHLLSNALDGFLLGNRKNYVLCMIKRKSDEKANSTPSVHQYEYERHEPMTINRDEFLELEPDDGFIPEDLILARMQSLEPLCRTPTKLPPMMAEFQQHFSSSADSTSTQFSLERDSIELDLPLSASEDGDVTDLWNEVLIDQDDQFGEFEMQTGVFQPGVMDDTMFETSMPHEQHASMPHEQQAVIMENKQTQKVESIHGYVPIDEKKGIVEDDFPKPTAASLRLKSPEVKSKKETLKITPYKPAEAKAQQHAPTKIKGEILSACSSSTSIHKPREAAIRVEGQCRLQEINSTVALNERENAARELKPVYIGNLLVGIILFMAMLYEIFNL; from the exons ATGATGGCCGGTGAGATGCGAGCAGCCATACAGAAGGTGCCAATGGGGTACCGTTTCCACCCGACAGATGACGAGGCGCTCAGCTACTACTTGAGGAGAAAGAACCTGGGGCTCCAAGAAGCCGAATGCGTCGTTCCCGAGGTTGATATTTGCAGGTGGGAGCCTCAGGAATTGCCAGGAAAGTTTAGGG AATCATCAATCGTTGAGCCGAAAGACCCCGAGTGGTGGTTCTTCTGTGAGCAGGAGCCCGGTCGAGCTCCTCGGAGGTCTACCAGTGGAGGGTTCTGGAAGAAAACTGGTGATACCAAGAATCTCAAGAGTCGGAATACCAAACAGGTGATTGGGTCTAAGAAGATTCTAACGTTCTTCCAAGGAAATAGTTCAAACAGCACCAAGACTGACTGGGTCATGCACGAATATCACCTGCTGAGCAATGCTCTCGATGGCTTCCTCCTGGGCAAT AGGAAGAACTATGTTTTGTGTATGATAAAGCGCAAGTCAGACGAGAAGGCCAATTCAACTCCATCCGTCCATCAATATGAATATGAACGACATGAGCCTATGACTATCAACCGAGATGAGTTCCTTGAGCTGGAACCTGACGATGGTTTTATACCAGAG GATTTGATTCTAGCGAGAATGCAATCGCTAGAACCCCTGTGCAGGACTCCGACAAAATTGCCGCCTATGATGGCAGAGTTCCAACAGCATTTCTCCAGTTCGGCCGATTCCACTTCCACGCAGTTCTCGCTTGAAAGGGACTCTATTGAGTTGGATTTACCACTTTCTGCCAGTGAAGATGGCGATGTCACGGATTTATGGAATGAGGTTCTCATAGACCAGGATGACCAATTTGGTGAATTTGAAATGCAAACTGGTGTTTTCCAACCAGGAGTTATG GACGACACTATGTTTGAAACATCGATGCCTCATGAACAGCATGCATCGATGCCTCATGAACAGCAAGCGGTTATTATGGAGAATAAACAAACACAAAAGGTGGAGTCAATCCATGGTTATGTTCCTATAGACGAGAAGAAAGGCATTGTTGAAGACGATTTCCCCAAACCAACTGCTGCTTCTCTTCGACTAAAGAGTCCTGAAGTGAAGAGCAAGAAAGAAACTCTGAAGATTACTCCATATAAGCCGGCAGAGGCTAAAGCACAGCAGCACGCTCCTACTAAGATCAAAGGGGAAATATTATCTGCCTGCTCGTCCTCGACTTCCATCCACAAACCAAGAGAAGCG GCGATACGAGTGGAAGGCCAATGTCGTCTGCAGGAGATCAACTCCACTGTAGCTCTCAACGAACGCGAGAATGCTGCTCGAGAACTGAAACCGGTGTATATTGGGAATCTGCTTGTAGGCATTATTTTGTTCATGGCCATGTTGTATGAAATCTTCAACCTTTGA
- the LOC116202904 gene encoding L-galactose dehydrogenase → MSFLVTSPSMKPPESNAYTCGTHEYGPTFFFFLLIIIIRFIVHSSLLHLRSTASLSGTMASPPPPATVDLRELGKTGLKLSSVGFGASPLGSVFGPVSEDEAIATVREAFRLGINFFDTSPYYGGTLSEKMLGKALKAVGKPRNEYIVSTKCGRYIEGFDFSAERVTKSIDESLERLQLDYVDILQCHDIEFGSLDQIVNETIPALLKLKESGKIRFIGITGLPLWIFTYVLDRVPPGSVDVILSYCHYSINDTTLEDLLPYLMNKGVGIISASPLAMGLLTERGPPEWHPAPPELKAACQEATAFCKRKGKNISKLALQYSLSNKAISSVLVGMNAVRQVEENVVAVLELETSGIDQETLSEVEVILKPVKNQTWPSGIQQT, encoded by the exons ATGTCCTTTTTGGTTACCTCACCTTCCATGAAGCCGCCGGAGTCGAATGCATATACCTGCGGGACCCACGAATATGGCCccaccttcttcttcttcctcctcatcatcatcatacgATTCATCGTCCACTCTTCACTTCTACACCTCCGCTCCACCGCTTCACTATCCGGCACAATGGCGTCGCCGCCTCCCCCCGCCACAGTCGACCTCCGGGAGCTGGGCAAAACAGGCCTCAAGCTCAGCTCCGTGGGCTTTGGCGCCTCCCCGCTCGGCAGCGTCTTCGGCCCTGTCTCCGAGGACGAGGCCATCGCCACCGTTCGCGAGGCCTTTCGCCTCGGCATCAACTTCTTCGACACCTCACC GTACTATGGAGGAACGTTGTCTGAGAAAATGCTCGGGAAGGCATTGAAAGCAGTAGGAAAGCCGAGGAACGAGTATATCGTGTCGACTAAATGTGGCCGGTATATCGAGGGCTTCGACTTCAGTGCTGAGAGAGTGACGAAGAGCATTGACGAGAGCTTAGAAAGGTTGCAGCTTGATTACGTAGATATACTCCAATGCCACGATATTGAATTCGGGTCTCTGGATCAG ATTGTTAATGAGACGATTCCGGCGCTTCTAAAGCTGAAGGAATCAGGGAAGATCCGTTTCATCGGGATCACTGGACTTCCTCTATGGATCTTCACCTACGTTCTCGATCGGGTTCCACCTGGCTCAGTTGATGTGATCCTGTCGTATTGCCACTACAGCATAAACGATACCACTCTCGAGGATTTACTTCCATACTTGATGAACAAAGGCGTTGGCATAATTAGTGCATCACCTTTAGCTATGGGGCTCCTAACCGAGAGGGGTCCCCCAGAGTGGCACCCTGCTCCACCTGAACTCAAG GCTGCATGCCAAGAAGCTACTGCCTTTTGTAAGAGGAAAGGGAAGAACATCTCAAAGTTGGCTCTGCAGTACAGCTTGTCGAATAAGGCCATCTCCTCAGTGCTGGTTGGGATGAACGCTGTTCGTCAG GTTGAGGAAAATGTTGTGGCTGTACTCGAACTCGAAACAAGCGGGATCGATCAAGAGACGTTGTCCGAGGTTGAAGTGATCCTTAAACCAGTGAAGAACCAGACATGGCCGAGCGGCATACAGCAGACCTGA
- the LOC116202905 gene encoding soluble inorganic pyrophosphatase 6, chloroplastic, which translates to MATARVIPAAAAASCLFSKTPFLRPLGPNTLCFNRKQLSSSTSRRLFTCSAIYNPQVQIKEEGKPETLDYRVFLVDNSGRRVSPWHDVPLHLGDGVFNFVVEIPKESSAKMEVATDEPFTPIKQDIKKGKLRYYPYNINWNYGLLPQTWEDPSFANSEVEGAFGDNDPVDVVEIGETRRDIGQILRVKPLAALAMIDEGELDWKIVAISLDDPKASLVNDVDDVEKHFPGTLTAIRDWFRDYKIPDGKPANKFGLGNKPANKDYALKVITETNESWAKLVKRSIPPGELSLV; encoded by the exons ATGGCCACCGCGAGGGTGATTCcggccgccgccgccgcctcaTGCCTCTTCTCCAAGACTCCATTCCTCAGGCCCCTCGGCCCGAATACCCTCTGCTTCAACCGGAAGCAGCTCAGCTCGTCCACTTCCCGGAGGCTGTTCACCTGCAGCGCTATCTACAACCCTCAGGTCCAGATCAAGGAGGAGGGCAAGCCCGAGACCCTCGATTACCGCGTCTTCCTCGTCGATAATTCTGGCAGAAGG GTATCTCCTTGGCATGACGTACCATTGCATTTGGGCGATGGTGTTTTCAACTTTGTAGTTGAAATACCAAAGGAGTCGAGTGCAAAGATGGAGGTCGCCACTGATGAGCCATTCACCCCGATCAAGCAGGACATAAAGAAGGGGAAGCTCCGATATTATCC GTACAATATCAACTGGAACTATGGGTTGCTCCCACAAACCTGGGAAGACCCATCATTTGCTAATTCTGAAGTTGAAGGGGCATTTGGGGATAATGATCCAG TTGATGTTGTGGAGATTGGTGAAACACGAAGAGACATTGGGCAGATTCTCAGGGTCAAGCCCTTGGCTGCCCTAGCAATGATTGATGAGGGTGAACTTGACTGGAAAATAGTAGCAATTTCGTTGGACGATCCGAAGGCTTCCTTAGTGAACGATGTTGATGATGTCGAGAAGCATTTCCCA GGTACCCTAACAGCAATCAGGGACTGGTTCCGTGACTATAAGATTCCTGATGGCAAGCCCGCTAACAAGTTTGGTCTTGGCAACAAGCCAGCAAACAAG GATTATGCTTTGAAGGTAATAACAGAGACGAACGAGTCGTGGGCTAAGCTCGTCAAGAGATCCATACCTCCTGGAGAGTTATCTCTTGTGTAA